TATCACCAGCAAAAAAGCTGAATCTGTTAAGCACACTGACTGCATGGGGCAATTCACACTGTCGCGTgtgttggtggttttggcgGTTCGTCTACAGTCTCATCCTCGTCTATTTCGGAAGTGTCAATTTGTTTAAAGGTGTGAATGCCAtgcgcccttgtcacaaggcggccatattgccccgggggaccaaaaaagctttgttttatcaCGCTAAGcatcatccccatggtttccattgggaggcttagcgtggtaaaacaaagctcttttggtctcccgggacaatatggccgccgtgtaaCAAGGGTGAATTGACATCCGCACTAAGTGGTttcgaaattttcgcatgttcgagttatcgagggtTAATTCGTCCCGCTGGAGCCAAAAATCGGTTCGAGATAccgggagtttcgagaaatcgagggATCGAGAAATCGGGGGTGAAATTATAGAGCTTGATTGAAGAAAATTCAAGGGAAACAAAGTTTGGTTCAAGATATCGGGAGGTTCGGGAAACggagggttcgagaaatcgggattccactgtattaaggacggtgcctactaattaaagatattttttctccggtgtatgattatgcaggaaatgtaaatcttaacaagtcctattgaaatccaaaaagaaaactgggggtaaccacgcatttttcaaagataattcatgactaatatctgtaaaaaactttaaaatacaaagcaatgtatggcgttccttctcaaattgaagcttaattatctctcaaaaatgcatggttacccccaattttctttttggataccaagagtacttactaagatctactttatccggatagttttaaaccgcgcaataatatccctgtattagtaagcactggcgataggaactccgagtatctggagatgcgcagaacgtatgcgcagtaacaatagtaggcaccgtccttaaaactgttacatatacatatataactgttatatatttgaactgcggattgaaatgaattttaGGTGTCATGATCTTAGCATGCATCTCTTGTAGCGAGAAATAAGGACGATAACGATCAGAAAGTGTCTTTCTAACTACACTCCTTAAGGAGACATGAACACGaaccttaaccctttcccgtccaaggggttccccattgacgagtaaaatcgtctggagttagacagagtaaaatccataagtgccctgagcgctcattcggcagttaaggggttaaccctTGCCTAATAAATAATGCGCACGTAAACGCTAAACCCAAAGAATACAGATGATTTACGCTTAGACTTAGCCAGGATATTTCGTGAACGATAATCAAAAGTGAGCATTAATTCATCATATAACCACAGTACGTGCTTTTCTGGACAAAGGTGGCGATGTGTTTCTTGGCAATAGCATTGCGTTTCATCTCACCTCTCTGCGCTACACTTCCCTCTAAATGCTATCGATCGAATCGCGTATCTTGCTAAATGATTGCCTCTGCTTTAACTCAGCGCAATGCTTCTTTGCTTGGCGATTGTAACGGTAAATTTGACTTCATTCCACAGGAGCTGCTGTAAACGCCACAATCGATCCTGTTACGACTTTGAAGGTTGAACGTGGCGACACTGCCGCCTGGATGACATTGCTTTATGTGGGAATCTTCATCTTTGGCTTCTTCGGCAACATCACCATCATCTACATAGTGGCTTCTCGCAGAAGGATGAAAAGCACCTTTAACTTTCTGATTGTCAATATGGCCATTGGGGATTTGCTTGTTTCCCTTTTTATCATGCCTTCTGAGGTAAGTTGATATTATTTGGTAAGTTGAGGTGAGCTGATATTATTTGGTAAGTTGATATTATTTGGAAAGTCAGGCTGGCATaatggacatcaatcacgccttccacctctactacaaatgttgtatgtgcatcgagtttcagtcgatctcaacctgacttcgagggtttcctccgggcactccggtttcctcccacttcaaaattgactcctagtttattccaattcgatcggatgcaggacctccctgaaaaacactttcgagtgagtggagcttcctggtaaatatcattaattattaattattattgtcactttGTCGgacattgtggcgcattttacgggctaaaatggaCAATTTGGCcggcccgctgaaataaaccaatgaaaaatgagaatcaaattatAATACGTTGTaaaaagccaatcaaaatctagAAGCCATTACAGTGTTTGCTTCCGTTTTCTTACAGCTTCACGCTAATCactattcttcagagtgttctttcatgtttttcaaTTCCTTTTCTCAATGctctccaaagtgataataatagtcaTAAAGTTCAttttcttgggcataaatatgttttgggtcCTTCTCAGTGCTCATTTTAACCTTCGCCTATCGGCTCGGGATACGATGAGTCTGACTCGGGCCCAAAACCtgtttatgcccgcgaacataaactctattgttttattgttgttgttgctgttgtttgtgaATTGCGAGTTTGTCCTTGTCAGTAATTCAGGTGAAAACTTACAGGAGACAGTTTGCGTTCTtcaatttattttacttttcacAATTTATTCAGCAACAAGGCATTACCCAAACAGAAACCTTTCATTCCAAAAAATGATTGAGCTAGCAAGATAGAGGTTAAATAGGACCGCGATGAAAGATTCGTTACTCCAGATTCAAAAATCGAACATTAGGTGAAGGACGAACTTCTCACAAGGGGAGGAAATTCCACTTTAAAGTAATATCACTAAAAACCgtgtatagagtgtgttcacatgacgtcacggtggccatgttggaagagtaaacaaagaaacggcggccgtcttggaggagtgaaatattattttggggattaaactctatttttatagaaatccctccttttgtttcattgtgcaaatatggcttctagTCAAATGAGCGAATACTTTCTATAGGAATTGAGCTTGAACTTATTTGTAGGTGAAGTTCCTGTACCTGGGACAAGCCTGGCTGCCTGGTGGTTTTGGTGCTGTCACGTGCAAGTTTGTGAATTTTGCTGGTGTTCTCTCGATCGCTGCCACCATCATTACGCTCGTGTTTATCTCGTTGGATCGTTATTTCGCCATCCTTCATCCGTTTGCGCATGTGCCAGTTATTCGCAACACCAAACTGGTGACGTCTATCATCTGGATCGTTTCTTCATTGTACTTCTCGCTGTATCTTGTTCTGTTTGACAGTGTTCCGGATGAAACAGGACACACTTGGGTCTGCAGAATGGTTTGGACTTACCTGTCCGACAACCGCAATACACTAATCCTGATTTCCAGGGCCTATTTCATGATCACGTTTGTTGTGCTCTATTTGATCCCCCTGGCTATCATAGCGGCTTTGTATATACTCATTGGGCGCCGCCTCTGGTTGCACAAGATTCCCGGCGAATCAACTACTAATCAGAAAAGACAAAGCCAAGCATCAAAGCGCAAAGTTTTGCGCATGCTTATAATCGTGGTCCTGACGTTTGCACTGTGCTGGTTACCGACTCACACCATGCATCTGCTGACGTCCTTTTTTACAGAAACATATTGGAAGCTTATAGAAGTTGACCACTTGGAATCGAGTTTTTACTTCTTGTCCCACGCCAATAGTGCTATTAATCCGTGTCTGTACATCTTTCTTAACCAGAGATTTAATCACGAATTCAAAAACATCCTTCGACGCCTTTGTTGTCGTCGTCCGTTAGCGGATGCGAACTCAGGACAGTCTGTCTATCAGACGAGGAACTCGGGTGAGGGTAAAATGCTCATGAGTGCTCAAAGCTCATCTATTTAGACTCACTAAAAACCCACTAAAGAAAGTCCAGCCATTCGACGCAGAAACGTCAGAAACTCTCATCTCCGCGACttttttacatatattttgCTACCGCTACCCTTCGCTAAAAGCGTCACTTCAACCAAGAAACGGCATCTCTGCTAAACCACGGCCATTAAAAGGCCAGGTTACCTTACCCACGAGGAAATGATCTCAAAACCATTACTTGAAAAGAGTTCGCCGTTAATCCTTCTCGCTTTCATATCTTACATGAAGTGAACTATGGGGTGTTACCCTCATTTGAGAAGATATGCGAGTGAGGAAATGTTTGTCACTTTTTGAGGGAGTTTCACTTATGTAAAAGGACGGAGTAAACTTCTCTCATTGACTGGGAGATGGCATTTACTTATATCCATCCCTCTAATTTTCATCCTCGGGGATCCAGGGGCATTTAAGCGAGACGGGAAGAAAAAATCGCGTCCAAATTCAAGACCAGCACGAGTTTAAGAGTAGGCCTACTTGTAAATTCTTCCGATTTTGCCTGTGATTTCTTCGTCCCGtccccactaactgcccctgggtctctgAGGATGTCGAATTTTACGCAGTACTGCAAGTTGTTGGAAAACTAATCTGTCTCCCAGTTTTTTCCTTATAGACTGGTTTGCAAGGTGACTCGTACACCTAATTTCGGCAAGAGACAATCTAGCGAGTAAAGTACACACGCTCGCGCCAGACTCAGAGGACACGCGAGGGGAGCGCCTATTACTCCGACTTACGCCCCACGCGTGTATTGCACAAGTGTGTATTTAGCGACTCATTATATTTTCATTACTCGTGCGTTTACATCTGTATGGTCACAGTCTTTTGTGGCCGCAGCAAGGCTACCGTTGTTTTATACTATAGCGCATTACAGCGTAGCTAAGCACACAACAAGGCTAGCTTATAATTAGACACATGGCTCAAGTACAACAATAGCTAAGACAATCAAAACCCTAAAATTGAACTTTACTATAATGaagttttaaataaatattgttaaattTGGAATGTCGTATGTTGAGACTAAATACAGAGACATAAAAGATTACAGCGAAATACTACTCCGTGTAACGAAGAAAAGTTTAAGTAGGAGAAGTTACAGTTACAAATTTGTACTTCTTaaagaaaatgtggtgctgcttcagtgggagagtgaaacatgaaaattcgctgtgacgaaggactaacattcgaaacgtcagcttcccaaatCTTCTACGGTGGTTACTCGACCTAATAAAAAGTTTTGAAGTTAGCGTTAGGCGACTTTGGTGGTTTCGCCTTCCTTTAGAAATCTTGCGCTTAGATAAAGACATGACTGATACTGTATACACTCTCCTCAGTGTGAGCTGCATGCACTGACCTCAAGCAACGCCACGCCCGTACATCGATTACGAGTGTCGGCTGGGAAGTGTAGTAACTGTGACGGCGTTTTTACAAATCGTTGTTAAGAAGTCGAGATAACCAGATCACAGCAATCAAAGACAAAAAGCTCTTTGATTGCAGGGGTCTGGTAACCTCCAACCCTTGCTGTAATATTCTAAGTAATGTAAAAAGTAGAGGTCCAACAGAAGCTGCTTCAATCCCGTATCCCGCCGCTATCGTTATCTAATCCCGCCATCCCACCCAATGAACATTTCCTTCCCGACAGCTCCAGCACACCGCCATGTTTCGTCAACTAATCATAGACTACTCACAGGGCTTTGCATCGCTGAAAATGACAAACTGTCGAATACAAATACCAAGGTCTATTTAAACAAACGTTTTACTGTAACGTTCTGTCTCACTTAcaagagagctttagattctaggacgagaacgactacgagaatgagattttttcatagaacagCATTGAGCGCTCCCAAatcagcgtcattttggcgggaaaatcgtcataccgtcgtcattttagtctGAGGTTTTCCCAAAATGTTgtggtgtcaaaacaagtcaagaacgcGGTAGTAGTTTTGgtatttttcgatcagcaaaaaggctcagttaccagcaacaataactgagcaatctatactggtaacaaagagtaagattaattgCCCGAGTTACAAATTTTCTAGTTACAAGTATTTTCGCTATAAACGGGCCCTCAAATCTCCTACTCCttctcgttctcgtcctcgtcctggAATCTAAAGTTTCCTAAATTAACAACGGCTACGGTAACGAAAAGTTCACTTGGAAATAAACAGTTGCGAAAATGTCACTATTTTCCAACTATTCCTTCATGCTCGCATTCTGTATTATTGACAAAATACTACAAATGGGCTGGTCAGAGTGCCGTTTAAGTAAATAGAGGGAAGAAAAGATTTACCTTTGGGTGTTTACGCTGTCagcgttaaaaccttaaatttggaaatttcacgttacCATTCGGCAGCCGAcaacgtcaaagaaatgtacttTAGTACATGCGATACGATTACTtctcctcatttaaccaatcatataatataatataatataatatttcttgcttaaattccctaatgtcTCGCGTGTATAAATCCCACATCCCGAGTCCCGCTTTCAAGATTGAGCATATCCTGTTATTGCCGTTGTATTTTATGTCCCTCTTCACGTACCAACAAATTTCCATTATCCGAAATCCGGCTTCGATTTCAAGCCCTATCCCGCATCCCGCCAAACTTGTGTTGGACACCGTGAATTGCAAAGTAACAGTCAGtacctaaccctaaacccatAAAAGTCGCATTACCACGATGAAgaatttggaaagctgaagtttcgagtttTACCCCTTCCTCACtcgacttttatcaactcgtttgataaaaccaaattaaagattttcttgctttgaaatTCTGCTAAGCTATTTTCCGAAATTGAGAAAATTTCGAAGTAGGGATCCTGCCGGTCTAGGAACAAAATTTCCATTCTATGAAAGTTATTTCCGCAGGTTTCGTACAATGAACACAATTTTAAGCAAACAGCtaccaagaaaacaaagattaaACTTGAAGTAAAATCTCCTGCCGTCTTGAGTGGAAATTGCTAACCTAGCCCTTTGAAACaagtaagaacaaaaaataCCGTGTTTATACAATCCTAAGCAAATACCAAGGCGATATATATATGAGTTTAATCGATCACCAGGCCGGAACTGTTTAGACAAAAAGTTATTCAATAGATATTTATTCCGGATTTCAGCCAcctcaagtctttttcatgtcAGTGCTTCAGTGCTTCAATGAATGACTCACCATATGATCAGTTTTAATCTGTTTACTTTTCGTATTATTACAATGAAACACATGTTCCTTGCTTCATCTGAAACAATGAAACGGCAGAAGATTAATGCATCAATGTATCAAAAGAGATCGAGTTGTTTTCAATTAACTTTTGTAACTGCTGTTGCTGTTTCCTTTTTGTAACTGAGACCTAATCTAGCAAAATGACCCTGACAAGTTTACCGGCAATGAACACCGTTTTAAAACCTCATTTTTCAACCttgctttttgtttgaaaaGAGAATCTTCATAAATAGATTTCGAAAAGTATTTAGCCATAGTCCATGGTTTTTTCCCTGTAAATAGCTCAATTAAGCTTGTTTTACGCGAATCTACCTTCATTTTTTAACGTTAAATCCAAGTTCATCAGTTCCCGCCCAATTAGGCAACCTTGGTCAGTTAGTGGCGCGAAAGAAAGCTTTCACTCCGTGTACTTCAGAAGGAGGAAATATCGCTGTAGAAAAAGTCCTGGGATATCGAGTACAAACTTTTCATGATTTGTGCACGGTGCTACGTTAAGCTTGAGGCTTATGAGGTCATGGATATGTTTATCAGAAAGTAATCAGAAACCAAACTAACAGGAGGAAATCAGTTTGCtgttcacaaaattgaagctaGAGTTGAGTTGGGAACCAGTAGAAGATAAATCTGCTGGAAGGCCGgagcaaaatttgaatttggcCACCCGCATTAAAATCCACTGAACTTGATCAATGGACCACACCGTCTCCTTAAAGACGATGAAAGCACCGCCTAATTAGATCTAGTAGCCAGTGGATGAATTGAAATAACGTCCTAATATCGTAGTAGACAATGGGTTACAGTAACATCCGTTGAACAGATGCTAGCAGCAGAAAAAAGCACAAACACAAGACTCCCTAAAAATATATGCCagccaaaaaagagaaaattacCTAAGATCGTGAAAAGCCATAATTTTGACAAAgatgcaaaaacattttagaTGTGTCCGTAAAAAAATTGGAATTTTTCTAATGTTTGTTCCACAGCCGTTTTAAATGCCACTGAAAGTGGCAAAATCGTTTCCAGTTTTTGACTCCAAAGTCAGAAAAAGGTTAAAACAATCTTATTTAATTGGTCCTTTTTGCACCTGCTTAGTAAATAAGAAAAGACTGGTATTTACTAAGTGGTTAATTGGCTGATCAATTTGACGGATTGTTCCTTTGAAAAGTTCGAACTTACCCATCAGTTAGTATCCGTATTTACTTTCAAAAGTGACTTAGTAAAAAGGTTCATTTCCTTATTCCGTTATTCCGTTAGTTTAAATATAAAGATCTTTCCTCGTGAAAAATGCTAAAAGCTACCATTGAAAATATATGCACATTTTAATAGAACGGTTAATAAATCAAATAGCGACTTCTGTTTTGGATAAAAATTTGGAATGCTTTCTGTATCAGTggtttttatctttttcttttttacgtttcttgaataataattttaaatttcttgaCGAATCTATTTGCATGTCACTTTTATAAAGAACAATGTTTCAA
The Acropora muricata isolate sample 2 chromosome 3, ASM3666990v1, whole genome shotgun sequence genome window above contains:
- the LOC136911927 gene encoding RYamide receptor-like, producing the protein MATNNSAIEGAAVNATIDPVTTLKVERGDTAAWMTLLYVGIFIFGFFGNITIIYIVASRRRMKSTFNFLIVNMAIGDLLVSLFIMPSEVKFLYLGQAWLPGGFGAVTCKFVNFAGVLSIAATIITLVFISLDRYFAILHPFAHVPVIRNTKLVTSIIWIVSSLYFSLYLVLFDSVPDETGHTWVCRMVWTYLSDNRNTLILISRAYFMITFVVLYLIPLAIIAALYILIGRRLWLHKIPGESTTNQKRQSQASKRKVLRMLIIVVLTFALCWLPTHTMHLLTSFFTETYWKLIEVDHLESSFYFLSHANSAINPCLYIFLNQRFNHEFKNILRRLCCRRPLADANSGQSVYQTRNSGEGKMLMSAQSSSI